A stretch of DNA from Lotus japonicus ecotype B-129 chromosome 4, LjGifu_v1.2:
GGTACCAAACATGCTTTCATCCATGCGGTGCAGAGAATTCAAATCATTAGATTTATATATGATATGAACAATAAGCAGGGTCACTCAGGCATTTTTGTAAGTTAATAGGTTATGCACTGATATCAAGTGAATGTAATTAGTTAAGAATTCATTAGAAATATTGTTTACTTACAATCACTTAAGTGAACAATTCTTGTAATTAGTTAACAATTAGTTATGGGATATTTGTGTCAAAACATATTCTTTATCCTTGAAACATATATCGTTCCATCTGAAATACAGATGACATAATTAGATATGCTAAATAGGAGCCTGCAGAAGAACAACTTCCAAAAGTGAACATGATAGGTTTTCTGTTCCTCCAAATGTtccatatatataatatattcttGTTCTCCACTGTCTCAACCCTATGAAGAGATTTTCAGAGCTAGCACATAAAAGATGGTGGAGCGATTTTTAATGTCTCGTGACTCATGAGAAACCCCTCATCATTCATTACTGTAGTTGATGCCCACCATTCTGAAATCTCCTTGGTAAGTTTAAAAAGGAGTCAAGATTAAGTACTTTTCACTTCATGCTTTTATATATGGCCTCGTGTTAATTATACAATGGATGTGAAAGGAGACACTCTTGCTTATTGTTACTCTTCTATAATTAGGAGAATCAATAACAGTATTTGGCTTTCTTTTAAGTCACATTTTAGAAGTATATTATGATAAATCAGATTACCTTTTTTTTATGCTAAAGGTAGATAATGTCATAAAAAGCTACATTCTTGAATTACgataacataaaatattaagaataataaaaaaattaatttatgatatttattaattcacaatatttatttatttatttatttattcaacaTCTTATAATCTTATGTCTTTCGGTTTTATCTCCTTGAAGGTTTTTATTTGGTGAACTTCTATACCTCCATGAAaggaaaaagttataaaaaggGTTGAGGTATTCGTTAAGCATTTTATCTTCTAAGTAAATAGTTGAGAGTTTGTTTTTTAACTcttgtgaataaaaaaaatcactggTTAGCTAGCCTCCTACTGCTTACTTCACCAATAGTGTGGCGAGAAATTAATCTCACAATTATTGGTTGCATGAATACTTtggttattaaaaaaaatgaaagggaaAGGTATTTGAATGTAGAAGTGTGACTTATGAGATCACCCCCTCAAGTAGTCCTAACTGGCGGTtagaaataaaatcattcagAGTCTTTAACTCAATAGTTTAAGTTTTTTAGATAATTAGTTTTTGATTTAGTATTGAAGTCTTGAATAAGTAGTCTTGAGCTTGATTCTTAATACCCCAAAtctttctaataaaaaaaagttgagTTTCAAAAAGAGGTAGATAAAAGTGCATCGTTCACGCTTCAAACCCAAATCAACTTTTTAAGTGAGAGGATATATTAgaaataaaatcatttaaaaaaatttacctATTACCATAagcttttaaaataattgattCATTAAAATTGTCACTCGCTTTTCGCGCGAAAGCACTCGCGCAAACTGCAACCCATGACAGAATTATTGACAGAAGAATATGcgagtttgaataaaattgagaCAGAGTGGGAAAAGAATCTGAGAGTTGGAATCTTCTCCAGCTGCATATATAATATTTGGTTGAAAGGGAAGTCTAAAAATATCAAGGAGAGATATACATTAATCATTGAATGAAAGAGTGAACAGACCAAACTTTATATTTAACTCAACATCTTAATGTATTAGGTATGAGACTAAAATAATATAACCAGGAAGGTTTAACACTGATTGATAGTTgagttttttaaaatatttagtcCAGTGTTCGATTTAAATCGATTCTTTAAACGGTCTATTTGAAGAATGGTTTGTTAGAATATATCTTCCTAGAGAATTAGCCTGTGAAATAccttagaaaaaaatatttgggtaagaataaaaaaaaattgtttagtcTTTGCCATTTTATATATTGTTCATGCTACACCACTAGTTAATAGCGAAATATTAAAGACAAAAAGCAAAATATTAGTTTAAATTTATCATTCATTTATAATTTCAGTTGTattgtttttttcaaaaaaagaactTATTGTTTGTGTTGCTAAAATTTCTCTTAACATAGCACCAATTCATATGCTTTATAATTTCTACCGTGCTTTCAAGCTCATGCTTTTAGCAGAAAAAATGCTCTGACTGATGTAGTAACGAGCTAATGCAACATTTGTCCCTGCAGTTCATTCTCCTTGCTTTTTGTTCCCATTGATCAAAACACTACTAATGTAAACGATGAATCACCAAAAAGTGGCATCAACATTTTCTATGTCAAAAGTTAAAAATGTAATGGTTTAAATGTAGAGAAAGTGAACATTAACTACCGACAACTGACATGAATGAGTAGCAAACAATCTCATAACTCAGCTTCAAGAGAGGATATTGAACCAGGCATAACACAGATTTTCATTTGTAGGTGAAAGAAGAGCGTGTAATTACAGAACATCTTTATTCACATACACAGAACAATCACAAATAGCAGAAGTAAAGATCACAAAGTGGTTCTATTCTACCCAAACAAAATGCCTGAAAAATCTTAAGAAGCCTTCTTCTGCTTGTACCTTTTGGCAGCAGTTATGTACACCAACATGTTTAAGAAGCTAAGTCCAGCTAAAAGCCAGAAAAAGTAATCTAGATGACCTTTGTTCAAGTTATCTGGAATCCACCCAGGATTTCCACCTCGTGTAGTGACGTAAGTTACTAGGGTGAGAATGAAAGAGCTCAAGTAATTCCCCAATGAAGTGGTGAGAAGTGACAAAGCACTGCATAAACTGCGCATAGCATCTGGTGATTGGTCATAGAAGAACTCAAGCTGCCCCACGAATGTAAATACCTCTGCAGCCCCCAATAAGAAATACTGAGGAGCTTGCCAAAATATGTTGAGGGGAACCGGCACAGGTTTATCAACAAGGCCATGCTCTCTTGCAAGCTGCAAGCGCACAATCTCGACAATAGCAGCTGCTGACATACACAGGACTGAAATAAAAAGTCCAATTCCCATTCTTTGCAACTCTGAAAAGCCCCTTCCCTTGCCGGTAAATTTCCTTGCAATGGGAACTATGAACCTATCGTACACGGGCACCCAGAAAATAACACTTATCACATCAAAACTTGAGAGGGAAGCTGGAGGAATATTAAAGGAACCAATATGTGTGTTCATCATGGTTCCTTGTTCCACAAACAAAGTTGACATCTGGGCATAAACAGCAGAGAAAACTATTCCAGTAGCCCAAATTGGAAACATGCGGATCAAGATTTTTAATTCCTCCACCTGTGTCACTGTGCAAAGTCTCCAGAGGTTAGAATAATTGCCACTTTTATTCTCAGCATCAGACACTACAGCTGCTCTATCAAGACACCTTCATTAAAACAAAAGTAATGAGTTTTAGTAGAGCGCACGAAGCCCCATTAATAGATGACAtattatacaaaaaaaattagaagttTTTGAAGTAGGGTAAGGATACTTGAGCCATTATCAATAACAGAACAAATTACTATTaagacaaaaataattttttagcaGAGGACTTTACAACTTACTATAGACTTTCTAAAAGAAACTGTTTACCTGCAAACTATCCTACAAAACTATTAAAGACGATATATTCATATGAAAAGCGAAAGGAGAAGCAAAAAACAATGAATTTACGATTAGCCCAGTGAAAAGAAATAGCCGACAACAGTGTGATATTTCTCATCGCTCTTGAAGAAAAAACAAATCATTATATTTCACAAGTAAACTCTTTATGATATCCATAAGAGCATAAGCAAATACATAAACCTAACTATGAGTAACGTTGAGCCATGAATGAAAAATCTAAAATGTTCATATATGAGTGTCTAATCATGAATAGTTAAGCAACAAAATGAGGACACTAACTAATTAAGCAACCAGTAATCAGTTGTCAACTTATATGCTTCCATATCAAATGCTTACGCTGCACAAATTTATAGGCAAAGTGAAGTGAAAAGAAGTAAAACTTTCCCTACACATTGTGTCGATCACTAAACCAATTCAATTCATACATACAGTCTTATCTGGTTTGGGTGACAATTATACCATTAAATGATCTTATCTTATCCAGGGTTCCAGTAACATTCGAAAACAAATTTTTCTTGCTGAATTTGCAGGAAAATTCAAAGCAGATGATAGTTTAAGTTAGATTGAAATCTGCACCTGGAAGTTGGAAAATATAAAGATCCACAGAAATTTGGgataagaatatatatatatatatatatatatatatataagtgcaATAGAGACATAAAGACTTGACAGAGGTTGCAAATTGCCAATCTATTCATTCTATTCTCTCTAAAAGGTACTCCAACTTAGATGATTGTGACAGATATTGTGTCTAATCAGAGGATGGAAGTTCATGGGTAATAACAAAGGTGACTCCTAGAGCAGAAAAATAGGTGCAACAAGGGTTACAGGAAGGGTGTCATTGCTCAATAGCGCCAGCCATACTAAAATCAGCTGATGAGAGTACGTGACCAGATAGTTTTGTTCTGCTATCTACTATGCACACTAAACACTGGATAAGGGTTGAAAATACTAGTTATTCTCTCCTGTCAAGCGTTATCTGGTGTCACAGACAAGGCCATAAGGTCCATCCAAGCTGTAAGTAGCCAGTCAAACCCTAAAATATACAACTTTATTCTATAACATTAGATTGGGGGCTCATACCAAGCTACACTACCCTAAAAATTGAATTTGGTAGGAACTAAGAAAACAAATTACAGTTTAAAAAGAATATTAGGAATAGGCTAACAATCATGATAAGAAACTCATTTTCCTGTATTTCGATGAAAGCTAAATAATACTACAGCGATAATCCAAAATAAACAAAACATTTACCTAAGTTCGTCACTATGCTCCAGTTTTCGGCTTCCTTCAATTGCAGAGCTCTTGTCCGGTGTCTCAAACAGGAGACTACTATCCTCAGGGACAACCACATTCCGCTTCCGGAAAGATGCTACCACAACCTGCAACATTCTTGTAATAGGACTTCCCCCTGGCTTTTGAAACCTGTAGAGGGGCGTGCCTATGAAAAAGCTTCCAATAGCTAATGCCATAAATATAGCAGGAATGCCAAATCCAAGACCCCAGCCCATATTTTCTTGAACCCATACAACAAAAGTGCTTGATACTACAGCACCTATgttgatggaaaaataaaaccaGTTGAAAAAGGATCCCTTCTTAATCCTTTCCTGGGGATCAGTATCATCAAACTGATCTGCCCCAAAAGATGAGACACATGGTTTAATACCACCAGTCCCAAGTGCAATCAGGTAGAGACCAAAGAAGAACACAGCATATTGAGCAGGAGTAGCTGGAGGGCATACAGGACCAAAACACTCAGCAGGTTTCAATGCTGGAACAGATGCAGAAAGAGTCAATGTACACATCCCCTGCATGAAACAGCCACAGTGCTATTAAAACATGTAAAGAGAATCGAATAAAAAAGCATGTAGAAGCAAGGGATGCACATAATACAAAATGACGACAAAGAATACTAGACAAACACCAATTGTTCCTAATATCAACCCTATAGCTTTTGATATGTAAGAATGCCTTATATTAAGTACTCAAGTGGAAACCATCAAAAGAATTTTTCACTTCCATTCTAAGAAACTTCAATATACAGTAGATAACATAGTGCAATGGAAGGAACAAGTTTGGATCATGGTACACTTAAAACTGGTCTTCACACAGTCCCTTTTCCAAATGTTTTTAATAGTCTAACAGATGACTTCTTCCTTATCCTTCACTATTTTCTAGTCAATTACTCAATTACTACAAACTTACGAAATGTATAAAAGACTTTATAGTCCACAAATATACAAGACATGGGAATGGCTCAATAAGAGCCTATCGCCATCACAAATTACTATTATGCAGAATACTGTATAAGAGCCCGTTTCGATGCAGACCAGAgtgcacttattggagcttatttagTGAACTTTTTAGTAGAGATGCTGCAATAAGTGTTTTTTGGTCCCTATCCAAAACGGGAAGTAAAGCATACTAATGCAAAGGTGAAACCTTGCATGCTGCAAGTATGTATTTTGCTTAGCTCTGTAGGAAATTGTGTAGGACATTTAAAGCAGTATATCAAGAAACAGATGTGTTTAAAAATTCTTTGAAAAGGAGAATAAAGCTATGTTAGTTTGAAATTACTAGAAAATAAATCGTGGAGAAAACTGCAATAGTCCAGTATCGTCCCCAGCAAGAATCTGCTAGAATAGCTCCAATGAGAGGTGCAAGATAACATGTGCCTTGCCAAGTGGTGACATTTCTTGCAGCAGCGACATTCCCTTGGTGTAGTTTTTGGGTAAGATAGGTAACAAGATTTGTTGCAATTCCATAGTATGCCAAACGTTCACAGCATTCATTGCCTGCGATTCATATtataaaaaatgcaattaagaaAAAGATATATTTGGTAATAAGAGAAATGAAAAAGGGTTACCTAGGATAAATGGGCAAGCTTTCCAAGTGCCAGTATTCTGCTTAAGAACAGGTCTCCCTTTAAAGTCAACTGAGCCATCTCCTGTGTATCGTTTGCTCTCTTCATCCTGCAGATAAAAAATAACCAATTGTTCATCATAAAGCAAAATACCACTACATGAACACTCAAATAACAACATGAAAGgtatttttttaacaaatctcGAAGATTTCAACATTTGATGTTTAACAACCAATGGTAAGTTCACACCAAAAGTGTCATAGTGTCTAGATTCAGCTTTGAGTATTTTTTACCAAATCAAGTAACATAATCTTTAGGCCAAAAGGGAATAACAACATGAATAGGATAAAACATATGAACAGATTAACAACAGTGAAATCAATAGAAGTTTCAGTGTGCAGAGTGACTTCAATTTGTTTTGAGTTACCACTTTATTCAACTTCTACACATTTTCAACCATGGGAAACTCCACCTAATTTTGTTCTACTTCTACATCTGCCAACTACCATTAACAACAATCAAGCCACATCTGATGCAACAAAAAACCTACAGAAAACAGGGTTGATGATTGACCCATATGGATTTCAACAATAAATTTGAGATTTTGAGAATCTGGGCCAAGTCAAACTGCTCTAACAAGCTCACTGATTCAATAAAGACAccaaatttcatatttttaaaaatcacaaaaaatttgtggataaaaatcaaagaaagaaaaaaagaaagaaaagaggtAACCTGAAGAAGAGGCTCTTCAACTTCCACAACCGATGAATCATTCTCTACAGAACCCATAACTCTCTGTGTGTGTTGTTGAGAAGCTTGAGCGAGAGATGATGTTGGAATTTATGGATGATGATaaagaagaaacaaaacaaaacaaaattcctcGAAATGCTAAAGAATCGCCGCAATTTGCTTCTTTTTGTAACTTGCAAAATCAATCAACTGAAAGTCATGGGTGTGCGTGGTGAAGGAGTGTCAGAGAGACTCAACTTGTTGAAGGTGAGCAATGAGATGAAGCAAACCCCATTTTTCAatatctttcttttctctcaagctaaataaaataagactttaatggatatgcattgacaagtgtaaaatagttttacacaaacatccaattgaatttcgccaaatcagaaaatatcttattcttttaattaaaattaaagtcaaatgtagttatctctcctatgtggcatgctttgattggatgactttGTAAGCGcacatccattaaactcataaaataaTGAGTTGTTGTCTAACAGAATAATTGAAATATTGAATATTGTTGAGTTCACCATTTcccaaataaatttattttgagtttaaacatttaattaatttatatcacGTATAAAGtaatctatatttatttttaattttatttgatttgcCAGAATTTAATTGGATtatacattaattattaataatttattttataacaAGTATTAGTGTTTGCTTCCCTTAAGTAATGTAGTTTGActtttattcataaaaaaaatatttgtaaatGTTTCTCACTCAAACATGATTGTCTATTAGAATATTTCTTACTTAAAgagttttttcttttgaaatcaCCCTAAAGAGTTTAAAATGAAGAAATatgattaaatatttatttattgaatttatttttagtagtatataaatattttattttattttgaaagtttataaatattaaattttagtaatataaacgttcaaaaaaaattctagtaatataattattttttgaaatttcaaaaaaaaaaaaacttttcgtAAATGATAATGACAAATAAGATATTCTATGGCTGGGTCCAGCCCAGTACGAGCTAATTGGGAGTTGGGCCACATGTTGGGTATTAACACGTCAATATCAATATCCTTATGTGATGGATGTTACTCAATGTTTTAATGTTTTCACCCCAAGATTCTTCTTCATATTGTTATTAGATTCCAAAATTTAACTTATTCTCATTGTCATATTTGGGTATTGCCACCGTTTTTCCCTTTTCCATTATTCATTATTGATCCTGTGGCTTGACTGAGAAAGATGGTTCAGGATGCTGAATTTACGTCCTTAGCAGCGATTTGGAGCATTTGTTAACAGATATAATAACTCTAGGAACGAAGGGAAATAGTTGTTATTTTGACTTGTCAGATTAATAACTCAAGGTAGCAccaaaagaaaatttattaatgaattCAAGGTCAAATTGTAAGGTTGAAGCGTATGATTGACCTTTTTACCTAATTATATTGAACGTTAATTAGTGATCAGGTTAATTAGTAAGTTACATGATCTCAGAGCTTACCATAATCTGATTGACTTGAATAAGCCAAATGGTCAGCGTCAATAATGTATGCTTCTCTATCTACACTTTGCGTTCTTATTTTTGCAGTATATGTTTGAAGGAGGCACAAAACGGATATTTTGAACACAATCTATTCTAAAAGAACCGTAAAAATAAGTACTACTTTTAAAGAATCTAATAGTCTAACAACACGGTTCACCACCTAATGAATTCTTATCAAGAATTGgtctatatataaaaaaattagtcTATAATTTGTTTGGACTTAGTGCATGTTTCTGGGTAATGTCCAAAAGAAACATGTGCTTAGTTTATTTAAAGTTTAAAATAAGTAGAATTGGTTGTGATAAAATTAAGTTAATTGTTTAAATTTCTTTCGTTAGTGTTACGATATGGATTATGGACTACACACTTAGCTTGATCAATGACTTTGACCAGCCGGTATATATCATCCACATACCACGGAGAAAATCAGAAAATGGATCATCCCATACCAAATgtttttcatattaattttttttatctaactATCTATCACtacttttataaatactttttaaataatacatatattaaatatatataaaaagagaTTAACACAAAATTTtcaagcttataaaaaaaaaacacaaaattttCAATATGAGAAAAATTTGATATGAGAGAATCGTTTCTACATGTTGAAACGATCAGAATCCGAGTATAACTATTTAAGGGTGAGTTATTATGAGTATTCAATATCTCACTAGTTCACGATGTGTATGTGTTTATAAAGTGGCAATAAAATattagtgtgtgtttgaatCAACATGAACATAATTGGATCTTACTAGAATTAGATTTGGTCATAATTGAATATGGTAACATGAGTTTAAGTGACTAGATTTATGTTTGCATACGTTtacccagaattgattttcGTAACTCAAATATGGTACATATATACAAAATCGAATCAGGAGGAGCTACTCCAAGTCAATTCTGTCAGATCAGGATCAGGCTTTTAAAATCTATTCTCAAAATTGGTTTCCAAACATCTTCGAAACGATGGAGATCCATGTTTGAGACAACGTTGATCCATCATATCCACGTTTGAGAATTACAACCAAACACTCTTACATGCTGTTTGGTTCAAaagaggggaggggaggggagagattttaatggaggggaggggaggggagtgGAAGGGAGGGGAGAGATTTCAATACTTATTATGTTTGGTTCATagaaggggaggggagggaaaataacttatttttatttggttcaTGAGGGGAGGGaagagattttataattaaaattacttttataccATTTTAAATGAACAAAATGATAATCCATAAACTAGAACTAGTTGTATTGTATGGCCTCTTTCTCTTTGTTTGAAGCATTGAAAACCGAAAAGTTAAATCATAGTTATAGTTAACTTTCTTCAGTTTTGGGTCATTCACAAACAGAGTCGAAACCAACcaacataaaaagaaaaataaaatgataatgTGAACTGTGATTTTGCAACTTATGCAAGTAGAATAAAATGTTAAAATTGATTATGCAAACCCTAAGATCAAACGAAAGAGGagaacaaaattaaaataacaaaaaaactaTACACAAAAGACAATTGCAGTTTATTTGAACAGCAATTTGAAtggattaaaaataaaaaaagtggaGAACTCAGGAAGAAGACGGTGACGGTGGCGCCAATGATGCCGAAGACGAAAACTCTCCAAAGCTTGATAGCCTGAGCTTTCTCTTCGTTTTTATCACCTTCATTTCTAAATCAAATTCAATGATTTCAATCCCCAATGGCTCCAGCACAATCCAAACACATATCTGATGGATATCTAATCTCGCTATTTTTCCTTGTAAATATCTCACACTTCAGGATAAAATATtggaattttaaaatttatacaagGTTATTTTTGTCCGAAATTTATTTCCCCTCCTAATTCCCCCACTTTTGGGGAACAAAAAATTGAGGTTGGAGGGATTTTGTCCCCTCCgtttccctcccctcccctcccctcctaaagtttgaaccaaacaaaattaaattttaaaaatcctcccctcccctcccctccattctcctccaaccaaacaatctAATCTGTTAGTATTTCTCAAAGTTAAGACTTAAATAATATTATAGTGattaatcatattttatttcatgaataactaaaattaattttcactcTCATCACACACGCACCCAATTACCCAAACCCCTTCTCTTCGTACTCTTGTGCCACCGTCACTGCTCCTCGGCCAGCCACGCCGCCAGCTCCGACAGACAGCCAGCTTCGTTCAGTGGTCTAAGGTAGGTGAGCATTCAAATTCCCCCTAATTTTACCCTAAAATCCATTCTTACCATTGTCATTGTGGTTGAAAATGTTTGTTCCTAGTTTTTACTGTAATATATAGTTATGGtttgatattttcatttatgtGGAGGGAAGTCAGAGAATCATTATACGTTCATGGAACtgattttcatattttaattaatatatagttTCATGTAGTAGTTTGCTTTATGGTTCCTGTGGTACTACTGATCATGTAGTTTGCTTATTTGCATCTTGTCAATTGTAACATGGCTATCATTATGGAATGGAATGCTCAGCTGCTGGTTGGAAATGTTTGTTGATAAATCATTCTTTTAATTTGGATACAATATAACCACTGCTATTCTATGATTTTAGGCAGAGTTATATATATGACATGACATCATAATTTATTATCATAGACAAAATAGACACATTCATGTAGATCTATTTTGTCTATATAGTTATATTCCTCCCTGAAGTGATATATATAAACTTGTCTTTCAGAAGAAGTTATGGCAATGTACTATGTTAGGTCTGTTAGACACATTCTTACCACCAAAGAAGCATTTGGAGTTGCAAGCAAGCGAGCTTTTGCCACCGGTAAAGCAAAGAAAGGATCTAAAGGGGTGGAGCTGCTGATGGACCCAAAGCATCATCTCTTACCAAAGAACTCAAGTCAAGTACAGTTGTTGGTGCCAACATTCTCAAGGAAGGAGCTGATCCCAAAATTCTACCTGATTCTGAATACCCTCACTGGTTGTGGCATCTGCTTGACAAACGCCCCGCGCTAAGTGAGTTACGTAGGAAGAACATCGAAACACTCTCTTATGAATATCTTAAACGCTATGTTAAGCTGGATAACCGATCTAGGATCAAGGAGAATAACTCTCTCAAGGCAAAGAACTGATTCATTGCAGAACTATTTCCCTTTCTTCTAGTTTTTATGGTTCTCAGTCTTCTGGGATTCCTTTAAGTAATTGATTTGCTCAATTGAATTGCATGGTTTAGTACTTTTTATGGTTCTTTCTGCAACTTTTATGTCTGTTTTTCCCCCTTGGATGTTTAGTAGAGTAATAACTGATTACCTTTGTTGATCGCATAGAGCTGTGTCTATATGTGACTATTTTTACTATGATGTATGTTAAGAAAGGATTCCTACAGCTACATGTATAGAGGGTGAACGGTGAAGGAATTCCGTTCCCCTACTACAATCATAATATTTGGATAAACTTCCTCATTATAACATGTTTACTACAGCTTAAATTAATACCTGCACCCGATGATTTTTGTTGATATGTCCAAGTACTATAATATGTTGActgcctttcaaaaaaaaaaactataatatGGTGACTAATGGGTGCTGCTCCAACAAGAGATAAGAATGTCGTCCCACCCAAATTCGACAATGTGATCAAGACAACCTTAAAGGTTGTAGTCCCATATCTGGTATTGTGAACCACTTTTCTTTAGTGACAGGCTCTTGAGGTGCGACAATTAAAGCATCGGATATGGTTTGACATAGTTTTGCCTCATACACTGCATCGTACTTTTCAGCTCTGATTTTCATCTCCTCAATCATCTTCTTTTGAAaattcacactcttgagtgcgATCTCAACAACAATTTTGCGCTCTAAAGTGTGAAATGCAACAACAGTCATAAAATGTAACGTTTCACACTTAGTATGTGCGAAGAGTTTCACACTTACTAAGTGTGAAAAAACAGAAATCACCTTTGTTTTCACACTTACAAAGTGTGAAAAATTTCACACTTATTAAGTGCGAAACGCTTGAACGCAGCAAAAAGAAGAGGATGGTGAGATAGTGAAGGATGGTAGGAGATAGAAAGAGGATGGTGCGGAGATATTGTTCAAATGTAGGAGAAATGATATGTTAGGGATAAAATTAGATTTTAAGagtattttagtcattttgttaaaaaaaatggcaaaacAACTATGATGTGTAACCTAGTAGTTAGTTCACTTATTCCCTTAACCATAAGGTTGAGGTTGATTCTCGCCCATAAAAATAGAATGCATAATATGGTCAATCATCTACCGCTTCGTGCGAACAGTGACGCAAAATGTTTAGTCATTCCTGAGCTCAAAAAAAGATAATGAGCCTGTATATATAGCTGGCTAACTCACGGTGATGAAGACGATCAGCTGGAAGTGGGTCTTAGCAAAGATTATATTTTTGTGGTAGGTGAAGCCATTGGAGGAACAGTTACATGACGACGGcaaagagcttcttgcaagagaTTCCACTACCACATACAAACATGCTGAAACAGAGTTGTTTTTGTGAATGGAGTCTCAAaggcaaagaaaatggttcacTTCTTTATGAATCTGTGACATAGaaacatatatattataaaGAAAATTGCTTGGTCTTTGGAGTGAatggaaaaattgaaaaacaaaagagTGTGAATAGTGTTGCCACATATAAAATTGATGGTGTGTCATTCCAACCAAACAGATCATCTATAA
This window harbors:
- the LOC130713788 gene encoding LOW QUALITY PROTEIN: 54S ribosomal protein L37, mitochondrial-like (The sequence of the model RefSeq protein was modified relative to this genomic sequence to represent the inferred CDS: deleted 2 bases in 1 codon), with the protein product MAMYYVRSVRHILTTKEAFGVASKRAFATGKAKKGSKGGAADGPKASSLTKELKSSTVVGANILKEGADPKILPDSEYPHWLWHLLDKRPALSELRRKNIETLSYEYLKRYVKLDNRSRIKENNSLKAKN
- the LOC130713786 gene encoding protein NRT1/ PTR FAMILY 8.3-like, producing the protein MGSVENDSSVVEVEEPLLQDEESKRYTGDGSVDFKGRPVLKQNTGTWKACPFILGNECCERLAYYGIATNLVTYLTQKLHQGNVAAARNVTTWQGTCYLAPLIGAILADSCWGRYWTIAVFSTIYFLGMCTLTLSASVPALKPAECFGPVCPPATPAQYAVFFFGLYLIALGTGGIKPCVSSFGADQFDDTDPQERIKKGSFFNWFYFSINIGAVVSSTFVVWVQENMGWGLGFGIPAIFMALAIGSFFIGTPLYRFQKPGGSPITRMLQVVVASFRKRNVVVPEDSSLLFETPDKSSAIEGSRKLEHSDELRCLDRAAVVSDAENKSGNYSNLWRLCTVTQVEELKILIRMFPIWATGIVFSAVYAQMSTLFVEQGTMMNTHIGSFNIPPASLSSFDVISVIFWVPVYDRFIVPIARKFTGKGRGFSELQRMGIGLFISVLCMSAAAIVEIVRLQLAREHGLVDKPVPVPLNIFWQAPQYFLLGAAEVFTFVGQLEFFYDQSPDAMRSLCSALSLLTTSLGNYLSSFILTLVTYVTTRGGNPGWIPDNLNKGHLDYFFWLLAGLSFLNMLVYITAAKRYKQKKAS